From a single Drosophila sulfurigaster albostrigata strain 15112-1811.04 chromosome 3, ASM2355843v2, whole genome shotgun sequence genomic region:
- the LOC133840904 gene encoding nucleosome-remodeling factor subunit NURF301 isoform X4, translated as MSGRGSRKRGRPPKTPNERSSSGRFNYQLLKKPKYLSEGKSQPSTPSASRCISPQSDECSRSSHNNRGSARGSGAKRGRGRKSNVHANTSTNSYSARKGYESEYHYGSDFGDSDDEKSDNEDDMLLTPSDDESLDAANESESEFSVCSFTQNGLGRPPRPPSPEPIWLQEGREFPALELPESSEDLFIGNAHVLRALSIYEVLRRFRHLVRLSPFRFEDFCAALVCEEQSALLTDVHIMLLKAILREEDVQGTHFGPLDQKDTVNISLYLIDAITWPEVLRSYVESDKEFDRDVYHILCSGEYPYSGVDNRLTVLQFLGDQFLTANCVRDVMVQEGPIHYDDHCRVCHRLGDLLCCETCPAVYHLECVDPPMNDVPTEDWQCGLCRSHKVSGVVDCVLPQEKQGVLIRHDNLGVDRHGRRYWFIARRIFVEDQLDGTCWYYSNQAKFELLLKRMDATELESRLYVQLTDRQEEIERQMKLTESLTNEHKHNNKRTQIDLEQEATQELLEKEAAAAANDEEENDGESSPPAEVAKKVAEDNKMVTRQKTNQMNSGTLYFKLGMEQGFKNYVNQYATNPIALNKPQRNEERDKRRHLSHKFSLTTASDFKWIGITMGTCDNIITTLRQTLINFESNIAASFMNPNWLNNKKMWNSAVMNAKRATDFGAVMLLFQSSLKSVVFANVWHEQLGHMQLQRITSAEREERKKQEKREKRERDDEEERNRLAFNYIKYSLGLKHQVWKQKGEEYRVHGQWGWLWLSSSRRCGVRARRTRAQPLTHARIYVHYSMGEEETETAVNESVLVDPRTQRFMQQCESIHSEGQICHYLPENHTNIKVYEDVGDRVAGHIDVSKALTAPGRHYYPKVARKCRLDDLLERRTKLAEVEQQIAFKSDVESDVKPLLITASAANNKQTYLEKRLMRLTESAGPGKNLATTVNFDLVNSLAKQIQTVRMQFSQLNRFAKTFRCYTKECNTNSNAVSQITQNTCYSPLCLQKARAKKELLLLLRKAHTAGNGSKETVAAILGAVKKPPSILEQKLTEGKKEAVQLTLEEVDEHNKTLESEAPLDLLHDWDQARQHAVAFSEQLLKDCLLLESEKEPAAEKVAVKQEDASINPDTSTQDSDKMDYIESMDVCSNVEIESTEDSLAAAASAASSTANADDVDIFANTRRKRTQKPKKAYIGTKDVLDQTLDKDIPLNKQNRRFPITARPVKREDVTKYEREYFENGSERVYSSTSSRGRVYLLRDAAKLYEQSVKAEDKTKVVKNATYARYPLISNFLTHKQKRSLLVLPRYELLKLARLAGKAPSSGFHHGAKNNSIWQYQCSRPLFRTCWSYRTSNATTLSSIALQLRILWSCLRWDDMIAKSPSTDGKHQVTTENEIVTLELLKLRHAGRYGEKTSYLRRKVVIPLEMPKTIREVTSIRSGLRKRKRAESPQPTEPQISEEWVDEDKLELWEIKFIGEKQEKARLATVTRSVASRQLEATNGGAANSPSNGSPAGGRVLLAPKPNEEVKDKMEQQLKLQRAAHQQRKILNSSGEVTRSSTPVKGQVIGSRRVIVKNPDGTTRIIQQAVTQVPRTVTTATTASSSSPAPSNAAQSNASTSSSTTSTPSATPHKVQIIRGPDGKVSVRGLNPGQQLVQMPDGKLHVLTTTQASNVATPVKGKLPIKTLATGGQTPQAVATTTAGSAANTPVMKQIALKHVAKTPATQTLATSQRVTLPLAQVRNKLLLAQQQQAQQQQQQQQQQTTPTVQKLVSKVVTNASPSQQVFVQQGSKLLVTQGAQGQKVIISAAPSAQQQQQQTQQSTATVQQQQIVHTQTIQQQQQHIQQQPAQQQQQQQQQIVVNQQVGAQPTQKVIQQIVNTSNVQQQIVVGGQRIILSPGQTIVTQRNVPQSQALQMVQQQIQTQQQQQTTTQHVVQQPQQQQQQQFVVQTNPTVQAATPTTQTKVVKQIVVQQPQQQQQQQQQVIEEKPQSSAAETAEATTQQVLVPNSTLAQQLAQGKLQVATINGQQVIVKPLGNNQAQIVAHIKHQGDGNAHIVTNNATPAVSQASPQASPVKLPTQQQQQQQTVVQQAPQQVVQQVQQVTQQPQQQQHIVQQVVQQAQPAAQQQQQLSVEESLLQNQPPGTVIKCVTAQVLQTEHGPRIVLQGLVGNDFTAQQLQLVQTQVKQQLMKAQESNGKLGVLGPTKIYLAVQPETAAQSSQPPPLTPVHQSATHQQVAWNKYYN; from the exons ATGAGCGGTCGTGGCAGTCGAAAACGAGGACGCCCGCCAAAGACGCCAAATGAGCGTTCATCGTCGGGACGTTTCAACTATCAACTGCTCAAGAAGCCCAAATATCTCAGCGAAGGCAAATCACAGCCAAGCACGCCGTCAGCATCACGATGCATCTCGCCCCAGAGCGATGAGTGCAGTCGCAGCAGTCACAATAATCGCGGCAGTGCTCGGGGCTCCGGCGCCAAGCGAGGACGCGGACGCAAATCAAATGTACATGCAAACACCAGCACCAACAGTTATTCGGCCAGAAAag GCTACGAATCGGAATACCATTATGGGTCCGATTTCGGCGATTCGGACGACGAGAAGTCGGACAATGAAGACGATATGCTGCTGACGCCTAGCGATGACGAGAGTCTGGATGCTGCCAACGAGAGCGAGTCGGAATTTTCTGTCTGCAGTTTCACACAAAACGGCCTCGGAAGGCCGCCACGTCCGCCCAGTCCAGAGCCCATTTGGCTGCAGGAGGGCAGAGAGTTTCCTGCGTTGGAGTTACCGGAATCATCGGAAGATCTATTCATTGGGAATGCGCATGTGTTGCGCGCTCTAAGTATTTATGAAGTATTGCGACGTTTTCGTCATCTGGTACGTCTCTCACCGTTCCGCTTCGAGGACTTTTGTGCGGCTCTGGTGTGCGAGGAGCAGAGTGCTCTGCTCACCGACGTTCACATAATGCTGCTCAAGGCAATCTTACGCGAGGAGGATGTACAGGGCACCCATTTTGGTCCGCTCGATCAGAAGGATACGGTTAACATCAGTTTGTATCTGATCGATGCCATCACCTGGCCCGAAGTGTTGCGCAGCTATGTGGAAAGTGATAAGGAATTCGATCGTGACGTCTATCATATCCTTTGCTCCGGTGAATATCCGTATTCGGGTGTCGATAATCGTTTGACTGTGCTGCAATTTCTGGGCGATCAATTCCTCACTGCCAATTGTGTGCGTGATGTGATGGTCCAGGAGGGACCCATTCACTATGACGATCATTGTCGTGTGTGTCATCGTCTCGGCGATTTGCTGTGCTGCGAAACATGCCCGGCTGTCTATCACTTGGAATGCGTCGATCCGCCCATGAACGATGTGCCCACCGAGGACTGGCAGTGTGGCTTGTGTCGCTCCCACAAGGTATCCGGTGTGGTGGACTGTGTGCTGCCGCAGGAGAAGCAAGGTGTGCTCATCCGTCACGATAATCTGGGTGTCGATCGTCATGGTCGTCGCTATTGGTTTATTGCGCGTCGCATCTTTGTCGAGGATCAGCTCGATGGCACCTGCTGGTATTACAGTAATCAGGCCAAGTTTGAGTTGCTTCTAAAGCGCATGGATGCCACCGAGTTGGAATCGCGACTGTATGTACAGTTAACTGATCGCCAGGAGGAGATTGAGCGTCAGATGAAGTTAACCGAATCGCTGACAAACgagcacaaacacaacaacaaacgcacCCAAATCGATCTCGAGCAAGAGGCTACACAAGAACTGCTCGAAAAGgaggcagcagcggcagctaaTGATGAGGAAGAAAATGACGGAGAATCTTCTCCGCCGGCTGAGGTAGCTAAAAAGGTCGCGGAGGACAATAAGATGGTGACACGCCAGAAGACGAATCAAATGAACAGCGGCACACTCTACTTCAAGCTGGGCATGGAGCAGGGCTTTAAGAACTATGTCAATCAATATGCCACCAATCCGATAGCCCTGAACAAGCCGCAACGCAACGAGGAGCGCGACAAGCGTCGCCATTTGTCGCACAAATTCTCGCTAACGACTGCATCGGATTTCAAATGGATTGGCATTACGATGGGCACTTGTGACAACATTATTACAACGCTGCGCCAGACGCTCATCAATTTCGAATCGAATATTGCCGCCTCCTTTATGAATCCCAACTGgttgaacaacaaaaagatgTGGAACAGCGCCGTAATGAATGCGAAACGAGCCACAGATTTCGGTGCCGTAATGCTGCTGTTTCAGTCGTCACTCAAAAGCGTTGTCTTCGCCAACGTGTGGCACGAGCAGCTGGGACACATGCAATTGCAACGCATCACGAGTGCAGAGCGTGAGGAGCGCAAGAAGCAGGAGAAACGCGAGAAGCGTGAACGCGACGATGAGGAGGAACGCAATCGCTTGGCCTTCAACTACATTAAATACTCGCTGGGCCTGAAGCACCAGGTGTGGAAGCAAAAGGGCGAGGAGTATCGTGTCCACGGCCAATGGGGATGGCTCTGGTTGTCGAGCAGTCGCCGTTGCGGAGTCCGTGCACGACGCACGCGCGCCCAGCCGTTGACCCACGCTCGCATCTATGTGCATTATTCGATGGGCGAGGAGGAGACGGAGACGGCTGTCAATGAGAGCGTGCTCGTTGATCCGCGCACACAGCGCTTTATGCAGCAATGTGAATCGATTCACAGCGAGGGACAGATTTGCCATTATCTTCCCGAGAACCATACCAACATCAAGGTCTATGAGGATGTGGGCGATCGTGTGGCCGGTCACATTGATGTGAGCAAAGCCCTGACAGCACCAGGACGACATTACTACCCGAAGGTGGCACGCAAATGCCGCCTGGATGATTTGCTGGAGCGTCGCACAAAATTGGCCGAGGTGGAGCAACAAATCGCCTTCAAATCGGATGTGGAAAGCGATGTCAAACCGCTGTTGATTACAGCGAGCGCCgcgaacaacaaacaaacgtATCTGGAGAAGCGTTTGATGCGTCTCACCGAATCGGCGGGTCCCGGCAAGAATCTGGCCACCACTGTGAATTTCGATCTTGTCAATTCGCTGGCCAAGCAAATCCAAACAGTGCGCATGCAATTCAGTCAGCTGAATCGCTTTGCGAAGACTTTCCGCTGCTACACCAAGGAGTGCAATACTAACTCAAATGCCGTCTCACAAATCACGCAAAACACTTGCTATTCCCCGCTCTGTCTGCAGAAGGCGCGTGCCAAgaaggagctgctgctgctgctacgcAAGGCGCACACGGCAGGCAACGGCTCGAAGGAGACTGTTGCCGCCATTCTGGGTGCTGTGAAGAAACCACCGTCCATACTCGAGCAGAAGCTCACGGAGGGCAAGAAGGAAGCGGTGCAGCTGACGCTCGAGGAGGTCGATGAGCACAACAAAACGCTTGAGTCGGAGGCGCCGCTTGACTTGCTGCACGACTGGGATCAGGCGCGTCAGCATGCCGTTGCCTTTAGCGAGCAGCTGCTCAAGGATTGCCTGCTGCTCGAGTCGGAGAAGGAGCCAGCTGCCGAGAAAGTTGCAGTTAAGCAGGAGGATGCCAGCATAAATCCCGATACGAGCACACAAGACTCGGACAAAATGGATTACATCGAGAGCATGGATGTGTGCAGCAATGTGGAGATCGAGAGCACCGAAGACTCGTTGGCCGCAGCAGCGAGCGCCGCCAGCTCCACAGCGAATGCCGATGATGTGGACATATTCGCAAACACTCGACGCAAGCGCACACAGAAGCCGAAGAAGGCCTACATTGGCACCAAGGATGTGCTCGATCAGACGCTCGACAAGGACATACCGTTGAACAAGCAGAATCGTCGCTTCCCCATCACAGCGCGTCCCGTGAAGCGCGAGGATGTCACCAAGTATGAACGCGAATATTTTGAGAATGGCAGCGAACGTGTTTACTCGTCCACATCATCGCGAGGACGCGTCTATTTGCTGCGCGATGCGGCCAAGCTGTATGAGCAATCGGTCAAGGCAGAGGACAAGACAAAGGTGGTAAAGAATGCGACCTATGCACGCTATCCGCTCATCTCCAACTTCTTGACGCATAAGCAAAAGCGAAGTCTCTTGGTCTTGCCACGTTACGAGCTGCTGAAATTGGCTCGTTTGGCGGGCAAAGCTCCCAGCAGTGGCTTCCATCATGGGGCGAAGAACAATTCCATTTGGCAGTATCAATGTTCGCGTCCATTGTTCCGCACCTGTTGGTCTTATCGTACATCGAATGCCACCACATTGTCGAGCATTGCGCTGCAGTTGCGCATTTTGTGGTCGTGTTTGCGCTGGGATGACATGATTGCCAAGTCACCGTCCACCGATGGCAAGCATCAGGTGACCACCGAGAACGAGATTGTCACATTGGAGTTGCTCAAGTTGCGTCACGCTGGTCGCTATGGCGAAAAGACGAGCTATCTGCGGCGCAAGGTCGTCATTCCACTGGAGATGCCAAAGACTATTCGAG AGGTCACATCGATACGTTCTGGCTTGCGCAAACGGAAGCGTGCCGAGTCGCCGCAGCCCACAGAGCCGCAGATTAGCGAGGAATGGGTGGACGAGGACAAGCTGGAGCTGTGGGAAATCAAGTTCATTGGCGAGAAGCAGGAGAAGGCACGCCTCGCAACCGTCACGCGTTCGGTGGCCTCGCGCCAACTCGAGGCAACCAATGGCGGTGCTGCGAATAGCCCCAGCAATGGCAGCCCGGCTGGTGGACGTGTGCTGTTGGCACCGAAGCCCAACGAGGAGGTCAAAGACAAAATGGAGCAGCAGCTCAAGTTACAACGTGCCGCGCATCAGCAGCGCAAGATACTCAACTCTAGCGGCGAAGTGACGCGCTCATCAACGCCAg TTAAGGGACAAGTGATTGGCAGCCGACGTGTGATAGTAAAGAATCCGGATGGCACCACGCGCATCATTCAGCAGGCTGTGACGCAAGTGCCGCGCACAGTGACGACAGCCACAACGGCATCATCATCGAGTCCAGCACCCTCCAATGCAGCACAATCGAATGCCAGCACATCATCGTCCACAACCTCGACGCCGTCGGCAACGCCGCATAAAGTACAAATCATACGTGGCCCAGATGGCAAAGTCAGTGTGCGTGGTCTCAATCCCGGCCAGCAGCTGGTGCAGATGCCCGATGGCAAGTTGCATGTGCTGACAACGACACAAGCTTCGAACGTCGCCACGCCAG TGAAAGGGAAATTGCCAATTAAAACGCTGGCAACTGGAGGACAAACCCCACAggcggtggcaacaacaactgctggcTCAGCTGCTAACACGCCGGTGATgaaacaaattgcattgaaGCATGTTGCCAAAACGCCGGCGACCCAAACGTTGGCAACATCACAGCGTGTCACATTGCCCTTGGCGCAGGTGAGGAATAAATTGCTCTtggcgcaacagcaacaagcacagcagcagcaacaacaacaacagcagcaaacgacGCCAACAGTTCAGAAATTAGTGTCGAAAGTGGTGACAAATGCGTCGCCATCGCAGCAAGTGTTTGTGCAGCAAGGCTCCAAGTTGCTGGTGACACAAGGAGCGCAGGGTCAAAAGGTAATCATATCTGCAGCCCCGAgtgcacagcagcaacaacaacagacacagCAGAGCACTGCCACagtccagcagcaacaaattgtgcacacacagacaatacaacagcagcagcagcacatacagcaacagccagcccaacagcagcagcagcaacaacaacaaattgtggtCAATCAACAGGTGGGCGCACAGCCCACACAGAAGGTGATACAGCAGATTGTCAATACCAGCAATGTGCAGCAACAGATTGTGGTGGGCGGTCAACGCATCATTTTGAGTCCGGGCCAAACGATTGTCACGCAACGCAATGTGCCGCAAAGTCAAGCATTGCAGATGGTGCAGCAGCAGATacaaacgcagcagcagcagcaaacaaccaCCCAGCATGTtgtgcagcagccacaacagcagcagcaacagcaatttgtGGTCCAAACCAATCCGACTGTGCAAGCGGCGACGCCCACAACCCAGACCAAGGTGGTTAAGCAGATTGTggtgcagcagccacagcagcaacaacaacaacagcagcaagttaTTGAAGAGAAACCACAAAGCAGCGCAGCCGAAACAGCTGAGGCAACCACACAGCAAGTGTTGGTGCCAAACTCGACGCTGGCACAGCAATTGGCGCAGGGCAAACTGCAGGTGGCAACGATCAATGGGCAGCAAGTGATTGTCAAACCATTGGGCAACAATCAGGCGCAAATTGTGGCACACATCAAGCATCAGGGCGATGGAAATGCGCACATTGTGACGAACAATGCAACGCCGGCCGTATCGCAAGCGAGTCCCCAAGCTTCACCCGTCAAACTGcccacacaacagcaacagcagcagcaaactgtGGTGCAACAAGCGCCACAGCAAGTTGTGCAGCAAGTGCAGCAGGTGAcccagcagccgcagcaacagcagcacattGTGCAACAGGTGGTGCAGCAAGCGCAGCcagcagcacagcaacaacagcagttgaGTGTGGAGGAAAGTCTTCTACAGAATCAACCGCCTGGCACAGTGATCAAATGCGTAACTGCCCAAGTCCTGCAAACGGAGCACGGACCACGTATAGTGCTGCAAGGTCTGGTGGGCAATGACTTCACAGCTCAACAGCTGCAGCTAGTGCAGACGCAAGTCAAGCAGCAGTTAATGAAAg CGCAAGAATCAAATGGCAAGCTCGGTGTTTTAGggccaacaaaaatttatCTTGCTGTGCAGCCGGAAACTGCGGCGCAATCATCGCAGCCGCCACCATTGACACCTGTGCATCAATCGGCGACACATCAACAA gttgCCTGGAATAAGTACTACAACTGA